From Anomalospiza imberbis isolate Cuckoo-Finch-1a 21T00152 chromosome 14, ASM3175350v1, whole genome shotgun sequence, a single genomic window includes:
- the AMER1 gene encoding APC membrane recruitment protein 1, with amino-acid sequence METGSPEERDGGDQRRQEGGDAPPDSASGSVVAAEPQQPPPGKLRKTAFKLFGGKRSICTLPSFFGGRGKKGLSKCKTHDGLSSAACDKGGGTRPDSPSEGSRDGQPGPLPGSRSAQLAVDTGARGDLGQQDGSPPGSIEGCDKKPSGEKSSFPRPKKGLKGFFNSIRRHRKSKATESEKAELPEWNGDTEEAGNAPGTGVESRGAVEGRGAGPVPETTAGPGDSGGDSSCGEATEPTGPTADGGTSEGDTIAAPGNGDVPDTKSEAEAAACAEFDRESLLLAFHPDFMDNEPPCLHSGDLLSLMLGDVTSLKSFDSLTGCGDDIAEPDIAESSISVERSRDAAKRSSCLVTYQGGGEEMAIPEEAEEYLHQVWDSGVPGDRSYGAQVSSSSLETHASHEADAHPYMGDAMDGVDLLTPQSDQQESAPNSDEGYYDSTTPGPEDEAGEELKKDRLPRDSYSGDALYEFDTLMSPSHGEESLFEGKVPCQGIFSYFMDFCLPAEKNLIQQMMDQKRGLMETEEEGLAAIQKELLYWELQREPVLKCLDVSSKKCPREKQCIECKSRAASSIGKSQSGLGSEQVASHTPSRAVNGGVAVARAENPEWRDFPGTVCLENCYNSQKAPGNCLIQLTKNNLGFDADLDCGMFGDSIHGSVAPAKAGMFPGFRLPEQEHGGGAEPTPGEPQVGSEPEHAVSFSQALVEFASSGTLFSSLSESLGSSASSSSFTQNLPALPTMVTFDVVDVEQDGEGECEQHPELTAGEDIAEAFDDGYGQKESLAECDERMSLGFSPGSFQSCNWGVASLPRHLRLHGLSPSMPAPLSVDRRSRSLDTESLEFELAEPQGSRSGPQPCRLWARHETGRKDSAGARRSRSKEEGELVAPEGGLSWPGLRHLQHGTDTAPAGMELWDFAPAGAVESVWEPSEPQDTVSPFLPLSRGGIREAPERRPQEPELSRHPLRPSNLPLQPEARRAREAAGSFRFHGDVPKLSRLLPLGEAELPPSFGFACSPEHRARGKPVGIAQGVPQHPGNSSGDAESPECCTEPLKGRAALGHGSCRGTVCNVTDAE; translated from the coding sequence ATGGAAACGGGCAGCCCGGAGGAGCGGGACGGAGGGGACCAGCGGCGGCAGGAGGGCGGGGACGCCCCTCCCGACAGCGCCAGCGGCTCCGTGGTAGCAGCGGAGCCGCAGCAGCCGCCCCCCGGCAAGCTGAGGAAAACGGCCTTCAAGCTGTTCGGGGGCAAGCGCAGCATCTGCACCCTGCCCAGCTTCTTCGGCGGCCGCGGCAAGAAGGGGCTCAGCAAGTGCAAGACCCACGACGGGCTGAGCAGCGCTGCCTGTGACAAGGGTGGCGGGACACGGCCGGACAGCCCCTCggagggcagcagggatgggcagcccGGCCCCCTGCCCGgctcccgcagcgcccagcTGGCCGTGGACACCGGCGCCAGGGGGGATTTGGGCCAGCAGGATGGCTCTCCCCCCGGGAGTATTGAGGGCTGTGACAAAAAGCCCAGTGGGGAGAAATCCTCTTTCCCCAGACCCAAAAAAGGACTGAAAGGGTTTTTTAACAGCATCCGGCGCCACCGGAAGAGCAAGGCTACCGAGAGTGAGAAGGCAGAGCTCCCTGAGTGGAACGGGGACACGGAGGAGGCTGGCAATGCTCCTGGAACGGGAGTGGAGAGCCGAGGGGCTGTGGAGGGCAGGGGAGCAGGGCCGGTCCCTGAGACCACGGCTGGCCCAGGGGACTCAGGGGGTGACTCCAGCTGTGGGGAGGCCACCGAGCCCACGGGCCCCACAGCGGATGGAGGCACCTCAGAGGGTGACACGATAGCTGCGCCAGGGAATGGGGATGTTCCAGATACAAAATCAGAGGCTGAGGCTGCTGCCTGCGCTGAGTTTGACCGTGAGAGTTTGCTGCTGGCCTTCCACCCTGACTTCATGGACAACGaacctccctgcctgcactctGGGGACCTGCTGAGCCTCATGCTGGGGGACGTCACCTCCCTGAAGAGCTTTGACTCCCTGACGGGGTGCGGGGATGACATCGCTGAGCCCGATATCGCCGAGAGCAGCATCTCGGTGGAGCGCAGCCGTGATGCCGCCAAACGCAGCTCTTGCCTCGTCACCTACCAGGGTGGCGGCGAGGAGATGGCCATCCCTGAGGAGGCTGAGGAGTACCTGCACCAGGTGTGGGACAGCGGCGTGCCGGGGGACAGGAGCTACGGGGCCCAGGtgtccagcagcagcctggagacGCACGCCTCTCACGAGGCTGACGCCCACCCCTACATGGGGGATGCCATGGATGGTGTTGACCTCCTGACTCCCCAGAGTGACCAGCAGGAGTCTGCCCCAAACAGTGACGAGGGGTATTATGACTCCACCACGCCAGGGCCGGAGGATGAGGCTGGAGAGGAGCTCAAGAAGGACCGACTGCCCCGGGACAGCTACAGCGGCGATGCACTTTACGAGTTTGACACCCTGATGAGCCCCTCTCACGGGGAGGAATCCCTGTTCGAGGGCAAAGTCCCATGCCAGGGCATCTTCAGCTACTTCATGGACTTCTGCCTCCCTGCGGAGAAGAACCTGATCCAGCAGATGATGGATCAGAAAAGAGGGCTGATGGAAACTGAAGAAGAGGGGCTTGCAGCCATTCAGAAAGAGCTGCTGTAttgggagctgcagagggagccGGTCCTGAAATGCCTGGATGTTTCCAGCAAGAAGTGTCCCCGGGAAAAGCAGTGCATTGAATGTAAAAGCAGAGCAGCCAGCTCCATTGGCAAGAGTCAGAGTGGCCTTGGGAGTGAGCAGGTGGCCTCGCATACCCCAAGCCGGGCTGTCAACGGTGGGGTTGCAGTGGCTAGGGCTGAAAATCCAGAGTGGAGGGATTTTCCAGGGACTGTGTGTCTGGAAAACTGTTACAACAGCCAAAAAGCCCCCGGAAATTGCCTTATTCAGCTCACAAAGAACAACCTGGGGTTTGATGCAGACCTGGACTGTGGGATGTTCGGGGACTCCATCCACGGCAGTGTGGCCCCAGCCAAGGCAGGGATGTTCCCTGGGTTCAGGCTGCCGGAGCAGGAGCACGGCGGCGGAGCAGAGCCCACCCCTGGCGAGCCCCAGGTGGGCAGTGAGCCTGAGCATGCCGTGAGCTTCTCACAGGCTCTGGTGGAGTTCGCCAGCAGCGGGACCCTCTTCTCCAGCCTCTCTGAGAGCCTGGGGAGCTCggcctccagctcctccttcaCCCAGaacctccctgccctccctacCATGGTCACCTTCGATGTGGTGGACGTGGAGCAGGACGGGGAAGGGGAGTGTgagcagcacccagagctgaCCGCAGGCGAGGACATCGCCGAGGCCTTTGATGATGGCTATGGACAGAAAGAGTCATTGGCTGAATGTGACGAGAGAATGTCCCTGGGCTTCTCCCCGGGCTCCTTCCAGAGCTGCAACTGGGGGGTGGCCAGCCTGCCCCGCCACCTGCGCCTGCACGGGCTGAGCCCCTCCATGCCCGCGCCGCTCTCTGTGGACCGGAGGAGCCGCTCGCTGGACACGGAGAGCCTGGAGTTTGAGCTGGCCGAGCCACAGGGGTCCCGCAGCggcccccagccctgccggCTCTGGGCCAGGCATGAAACTGGCAGGAAGGACTCTGCCggagccaggaggagcaggagcaagGAGGAGGGTGAGCTGGTGGCTCCCGAGGGTGGCTTGAGCTGGCCGGGCCTGCGGCACCTCCAGCACGGCACTGACACGGCTCCCGCAGGGATGGAGCTCTGGGACTTCGCTCCGGCTGGTGCTGTGGAGAGTGTTTGGGAGCCGTCGGAGCCACAAGACACCGTGTCCCCTTTCCTGCCTCTCTCCCGGGGTGGCATCAGGGAGGCTCCGGAGAGGCGGCCCCAAGAGCCAGAGCTGAGCAGGCACCCGCTCCGGCCCTCCAACCTCCCCCTGCAGCCCGAGGCGAGGCGGGCCCGGGAGGCGGCTGGGTCCTTCCGGTTCCACGGGGACGTCCCCAAGCTGTCCCGCTTGTTACCCCTGGGAGAAGCGGAGCTGCCCCCGAGCTTTGGCTTTGCCTGCTCCCCGGAGCACCGTGCCAGGGGCAAACCTGTGGGCATTGCCCAGGGCGTGCCACAGCATCCCGGGAACAGCAGCGGGGATGCTGAGAGCCCGGAGTGCTGCACTGAGCCCCTCAAAGGCAGGGCCGCCCTGGGGCACGGCAGCTGCCGTGGCACCGTGTGCAATGTCACTGATGCTGAGTAG